TCCATACAAGCCATTCTTGATATTATTTGTTAATTAGTACTTGTGGAGATACATGTGTCCATACTTACTACTAGATCATCTTTCTTTGTAGGGGATTTGGGCAGGGATGATCGGTGGCACTGCAGTTCAGACAATAATTCTTGCGTATATTACCGTGCGATGCGATTGGGACGAGGAGGTCATTTCTTTGCCCGGCCCTCCGTTTTAGAGTCAATCAGTCATCAAAACCTTGACTTGTTGAAATTATGCAGGCTTCTAAAGCAAGTAAACACATCCAAAGATGGGCAGGCTCGAAATGAGTTGGAGTGCCAATGCCCTCATCTCAAGGAGCGATTGATGAAGATTATCCTAGATGGCCATTTTCTGAATGGAAGTTTTAGTTGAATCTTCGACAGGTAGTACCAATATGAATACGTACGTGATCCTTACTACACCATGAGGAAGTCGGGCAGCTCATGGACTATGGGTGCAACTAAGAGAGATGGCAGCATAGGACAAGTACAACCTATTTGTACGACGGTTCAAATATTAGGCTATGTGTGTAGGCATATGTTCATATTTTCACGTTATCCGCACTTGTACTTCAATACATGAACTTCGTACTTTAAATTTAATAAAGTTGTGtgcataacaatgatgtagagactcggggtgatcctccttttctaaaaaatgtACTACCAAGACGGGCATGGTACAAGTACCTCCTCGCCTCACAAAGTAACATGAAACACAAGATTAGCGAAAAACCTTGAgacaaaaaaggccaaaagaaaggaATCCTCTTTCTTTCTTGTGTTAAATATGTATTctagtttttttttacttttacCTTATTTTTTGCTTTTTTACCATTTCTTCAACTTTTCATCCTCCGTATGAGGCTCATATGTGCCATAATGAAATGTGTGTGTTTTCTCTATGAAATGTAGCAGCACTACTTTTCAGTTTTCATTCATGCATAAGAGGAATCGATAGAGACGGGAAATTACATGGGAAAACAAGGGTGAAAAGAAATAGATCACGCCACATAATACACAAAAGAGAAAAAGATAAGTTGGGTCGGGGCAACAACAAGGCAAGtgctgaaaagaaaaaagaacatgaGTGCCATCATCTTCCATCATCCTCACGAAGTCACGAGAGAGGTTGCACGAGGAAAACTACCATCCTAGACGAAGAGCTCCAATCATCCGAGACCACGATGCCTCAAGGCTATTGCGCAATTAAAGGGCAAGGAGCAACCAAGTCCACACCCTGACAAAGACACACACGAAGCCGAGGCTATATCACAACAGCGGCACCGCCGCGAAGCCGAAGGGCGTCAAGGAGCCAAGTCCACACCTGGATCGCTTCACCATAATAATAACCACCATGATCACAAATTGAAAACTCCGGCATTATCAAACCACACCAGAAGACGGCACCAACAGAGAAGAAGAACGATCAGACCACCACAATCAATTTGTCTTCATTATTATGTTTAGTTTTCATATGTTTCATATGTGCTAATATGTAGTTACAATGTAAACTAGAATTGTATAAGTTAAAAAAATATTATACTCTGTTATATTTAGAAAATCGGGTAGGTCCTGTCAGAATTTAGTAGAGTAAAAATACTCCATTAAGCTTTACTCGGTCAGATATTCCTTTACTTTTCAGGGATTGGCTAGAGTTGCTCTAAACAATATCTTGCAACGGACGGTCTCCATCCGCTGGGTTGCCGACGTCCAAAACGAGCGAGAAGCAGAGCTTTACTAGGTCTTTTTAGCTTAGCTTGGCGTGGGTCACTTTAACCCCAACCTTTGTAAGACCTAGACTTTGTATTTGTCTACTCTTTGTATTTGTTCACTCCTTCTTATCTTATCGGCAGCAAATTGCCAGTTCCTCAGAAAAGAAGAAATGATGGAAGGCTAAGTTTCTAGCAATACACCGACTCCACCACTCCCCGCCTTTACATGCGTAGACCAAGTGATTTTTTTTGGGGAAGAAACCCCTGATTGGTTCAGTGCGGTTTTGATTTCCGAGACCAACAAATTACTAATCCTCGCCACATCCACATGGCCGTTTAATTATTCTCCAGCGTGCTCCATCACCGTTGCAAACTAACAGATTCCAAGCTAGATCTAGCTTAGCAAAATACTAATACAATACTGCTTGTTTTTCGAGACGAAGAGCATATATGTTTCCTTCCAATCTGCACATCTAGCCAAGTAGCCATACAATGGAGAGGCAGAGCGCGCCACTTCTCTTGGAGAGGCCGAAGGAGAGGGAAGGCCAGGTCCAAAGACTGGCCAGCGAGGTATGGGAAGAATCCATGAAGCTGTGGGAGGTGGTCGGCCCGGCCGTGTTCATGAGGCTCGTCCTCTACAGCTTGAACATCATCAGCCAGTCCTTCGCCGGCCATCTCGGCGACGCTGAGCTCGCCGCCTTCTCCATCGCCAGCACCGTCGTCTCCGGCTTCAACCTCGGCTTCTTGGTACATAATGTTTCTCTTGCAAGCCTCAGCTGCCTATCGATCTCTGCTTTTTATGTACCAAAAGTACGTTTGCGTATGCACTCCTGTTGCCTGTTGGACATCATTGTCTCCTACGACGAAAAGCATCCATTGGCCTCATTATGAGCTACCAATGGCACTCCTAGATAAACATAATCTTGATGAATTGCAGCTTGGCATGGCGAGCGCACTGGAGACGCTGTGCGGCCAGGCGTACGGCGCGAAGCAGTACGCGATGCTGGGCGTGTACATGCAGCGCTCGTGGCTTGTCCTCTTGGCTTTCGCGGCGCTCCTTTCTCCGACCTACATCTTCAGCGGGCAGCTGCTCAGCGCGCTCGGCCAGCCCGCCGATCTGGCCCGCGACGCCGGCGCGGTCAGCGCCTGCCTGCTCCCTCTGCACTTCATGTACGCCATCCTCCTGCCGCTCAACAAGTTCCTCCAGTGCCAGAGGAAGAACGCGGTCACCGCGGTGACCACCGCTGTGGCGTTCCCGGTGCACGCCGCGGTGACCTGGCTCCTggtcagctacttcgggctcggggTCATCGGCGCCGCCATCGCGCTCAACTTCTCATGGGCGCTCGTCGTGGCGCTGCAGCTCGCGTACGCCGTCGGCGGCGGCTGCCCGGAGACGTGGGGTGGGTTCTCGTCCTTGGCGTTCGTGGACATCTGGGGGTTCGTCAAGCTGTCCTCGGCGTCCGGAGTCATGTTGTGGTATTTATTTGTTTTATTGTCATCATCACGGTGCTTTCAACTTCTGGTAGGTAACTATAATATCAGGGAGACACACCAACTTTATACTATATTTTTGTCTTGCTTATATATGGATGCAGCTTGGAGAGTTGGTACTACAGGGTTTTGATCTTCGTTACCGGGTACATGAAGAACGCGGAGCTTGCCGTGGATGCCTTGTCTATCTGGTACAAATATCTTACCTCCATTTTGTATTGGCTAAACACAATTATAGAGATGAGTTCTAATTCTGCCAAGTGAAACCTCACTAGTTATTTTTGGCACGAACAGTTTGAGTTTGAATGGATTGGAGATGATGATTCCCTTGGGGTTCCTAGCAGGCACCGGGTAAGCAAAGCACAACAGACATTGACACTCCTACAGTACTGCTCCACCACTCTTTGCCTCTTTGCTATGGCTATGATAGTGCATTGAATCCCCACACCCTCCCCTGGTTTTGTTTTGCAAGGGTGCGGGTCGCCAACGAGCTCGGCGCGGGCAACGGGCACCGGGCGAGATTCGCCACGATGGTTTCGACGGCGACCTCCTTTGTGATCAGCATCTTCTTCTGCTTGGTGGCGTTGGgcctccacggcaggctcgccctcATCTTCTCGTCAAGCAAGGCCGTGATCGACGCCGTGGACGACATGTCCGTCCTGCTGGCCCTCACCATCCTCCTCAACGGAGTCCAACCTGTTCTCTCAGGTATGTATTACCAACTTTTTACTTGTATATCGCCCCATGTCATGCAGAACACATGGAAATAAGCTTGGTGCTGCATCGCATCTGTGATCTGCAGGAGTTGCAGTTGGGTCAGGTTGGCAGGCACTGGTTGCGTACGTAAACATTGGGAGCTACTACCTCATCGGTGTCCCGCTCGGCGCTCTGCTGGGATGGACCTTCCATCTCGGAGTACATGTATGCTCTTCTTTTACTCCCTTCTCTTTGCGAGAAATGGTTGTTCTCTTATCCTAGATCAATACTGTATGCCACCCTGATCGTTTGACTGTTAATTAGCGTCTGTGCAATTAGTAATTCTTCACTTGCGCAGGGAATTTGGGCGGGAATGATCGGTGGCACGACGGTTCAGACGCTGATCCTCGCGTACATGACCATACGATGCGACTGGGATCAAGAGGTTTGGTTGTTCGCCCTTCGTAGTATCTGCCTAGTTTTCTTTAGCGGAAGCCAACATTATTGGAGCAGCACTTCCTTTGCATTGGGTGGTCAAATGTGCTAAAACCGTGATGCTTTTGCAGGCCTTGAAAGCAAGTAACCGTATGCGGCTGATGGGAAGCTCCGATTGATCAGTCCGAAGAAGCCTCTAGTCATGCATCGGACAAGTGAAGATAGTGTAGTTAGAAGTGAATGTTTTTTCTTTTGAGCGAGAACTCTGTTTTTTTAATTATTTAACGATTTAAAGGTCCCATTTGCATTGAACTGGTCAGACTCGGCCCTGTCCAGCCAACCATGGGCCATTAGGCAGGTCCAATTCATCAAGTCCAGGCACGCTGGTCCGGCCCAGTCACCAGAACGGGGCCCGTCCGAGCTAGTGGTGAGCCGGAAGATGATGACGGGAGACAGCTCGCACGCGGATGGTGAGCTCATTCTCCGTTTAATAATAGTCGGAGCGTGCTTGGCCGGTTGATGTTTGCCTAAGCCTTTGTAAGGAACTAGATGGGATTCACTCGAACTAGCTTGATCTCACTCACGAATTCAAGTCCAGTGTCTCGATTACAGGGGAATAGGATTACAGAATGGGGAATATCTGAAGAGGGGAACTAGggtaagccgccgccgccgtttgccTTGATCCACTGGATAACCTGATCTCCGCGGGGTGTGCCTTAAGTAGCTGGCTGGGCGGTTGGGCTCAGCGGGCCCACTGCGGCCCAGAGTTGGTTGGGTTGGGCTTCTTGGTCCTGGTGGGTCGAGAGGCAGCGATGGAGTCGCTGCCGCCTGGGTCCTTCTTGTCAGCGATCAGAGTAGGGTCACCTGGACTAGGGGCGCTGACATCCCCTCCTCCTTGCGacgaggcttgcccccaagcctctGCTGCAGGAAAACGGGCTTGAAGAGCCACTCGATCCTCCCAAGTATCTTCCAGGGCAGATGCATCCGACCAACAAATGCGAACTTGCTCAATCATGGTGCCATTCTTTTTGCGCCAGTGTCGCTGCAGAACTGTGACTGGAACAACAGGAGCATCAGTACGTTGAGGAAGAACAGAGTGAGTCATCGTACCCGGGCGCAAGCAGTGCCTCAACTGGGAGACATGGAAAACAGGCTGCACTTGGGCTTGCGGAGGCAACTCCAGCTTGTAGGCTGCGTCATTGATCTTGGCGATGATCTGGTACGGTCCGTAATACTTGAACGCCAATTTGTGGTTGGCACGCCTCGCAACTGAAGTCTGAATATAAGGTTGAAGTTTGAGATAAACCGAGTCGCCCACCGAGAAGGTGCGCGGGGATCGACGCTTGTCCGCTTGAGCCTTCATGTACTGCTGTGCTCTATTCAAGTGCTGTTGCAGCAGGTCCTGGATGACGACACGCTCGTCCAGCCAAGAGTGCAGTGCCGGCACCATGCATTCACTGGTCGGAGTGATCCCCCAGTGTCTTGGTTCATGCCCGAACATAGCTTTGAATGGCGACATGCCGATGCTGGAGTGGTGCGAGGTATTGTACCAAAACTGTGCCAAAGGTATCCAATGACTCCACTTGGTCGGGCAGGCGTGCACGAAGCAGCAGAGATAAGTTTTGAGACACTGATTGACTCGCTCCATTTGCCCATCTGTTTGCGGATGATTTGCCGTACTCAGCCGCAGCTCGGTGCCCGCATACTTGAAAAGTTCCTGCCAGAAATGGCTGGTGAAGACAGGGTCGCGATCGGACACGATCGATGCTGGGAAGCCGTGGATCCTGTAAACATTGTTCATGTAGAGAAGCACAACCTTGGCTGCAGTGTAGGGGTGCTCTAGAGGGAGGAAATGGGCAAACTTGGTGCGTTTATCGACAATGACCCAGATGCAATTGTGTTTACCGGATTGCGGGAGTCCATCGATGAAGTCCATCGTGATCATCTCCCAAGGCTGCTGTGGGATTGGAAGGGGTTGAAGGAGGCCTGGAGATGCTGCTCTGTCCGGTTTCGCTTGCTGACAGATTGAGCAACATCGCACGTAATGCAGCACGTGTGTCTTCATCTTGGGCCACGCGAACAGACGACGGATGCGCCGGAAGGTAGCTGGGAACCCAGAGTGCCCTCCCAGGGGGCTATCATGAAACGCCCCCATGATCTTTTGTTGAAGTGCCGTGGAACCCCCGAGCCAAATACGCCCACGGAAACGAATGATGCCATTCTGCAATGTGAAACGCCCTTTGGAATCTTCTTTGATAGCTAGTTGTTCCAGCAGCTTCTGCGCCTGAGGATTGCAATTGTAACTTGCCACCACATCTTCGAGCCATGTTGGTTGACACGAAGTGACAGCCGAAAGAATCTCTGAAGAGCCCGCGCGCGACAGCGCGTCTGCGGCTGTGTTTTCGGTGCCTTTCTTGTACCGAATGGTGTAACGCAAACCCAAAAGTTTTGTGAAAGCTCGCTGTTGCCATGGGGTGGAAAGGCGTTGTTCCTCCAGATGTATCAGACTTTTCTGGCCTATGTAGATGACGAACTTGCTGTGCTGTAGATATGGTCGCCATTGGTCCACCGCAACAACAATGGCGAGGTACTCCTTTTCATAAGTTGAAAGGCCTTGGTATCTGGGACTAAGGCTTTTACTCATGAAAGCGATAGGGTGCCCCTCCTGTTGCAAAACTTCCCCTATCCCTTTGTCACAGGCGTCCGTCTCGATCGTGAATGTCTTGGTGAAATCCGGCAATGCCAAAACTGGAGCTGTGATCAGTTGCTGTTTGAGCAGTTGGAAGGATTGAGCTGTGTTGTCTGTCCAGATGAACGGGATGCCCTTCTTGAGAAGATTGAACAGAGGTCTCGCGATGATGCCGAATCCACGCACAAAACGGCGATAATAACCCGCAAGGCCAAGGAATTGCCGGACCTGTTTGGCGTCTTGCGGGGTTGTCCACTCTTGTACCGCACGGATCTTGCTGGGTTCCGTGGCCACGCCTTTCTCGCTGATGACGTGGCCCAAGTACGACAACTGTTGCTGACCAAATTCACATTTAGATCTCTTAACTTTCCATTGATCCTTGCGCAGCAGCTCGAGAACCTGATGAATGTGAGAAACATGCTCTTCCCAGGTACCGCTGAACACCAATATATCGTCGAAGAACAGGAGCACGCAGTGTCGAAGCAGTGGTTGCAGGGTGTCCGTCAGCACATTGATGAATGTTGCCGGCACGCCTGCTAGACCGAAGGAGAGCACTTTAAACTCATAATGGCCCGAGTGCGTCTGAAACGCGGTCTTGAACTCTTCCCCCTCTGCCCGccggatctgatgatatcctgtgcGCAGGTCAAGTTTGGAGAACCACTTCGCTCCATGTAATTCATCAAGCAGCTCCTCGATTACAGGGACAGGGAATTTGCTGATGCGCGTCATGGCGTTGAGATGGCGGTAGTCAATGCACAACCGCCACgtcccgtccttcttcttgaccagGATCGCCGGTGACGAAAAACTATTGTGACTGCGCTGAATGACCCCTGACTGAAGCAGTTCAGCTACTTGCCGCTCAATTTCTGTCTTGTGCTCCGGCTTGTGCCGATATGGCCTGATATTAACTGGTTGCGCGCCCGGCATCAGTGGTATGGTATGGTCATACGCACGATGAGGTGGCAGGCCTGTGGGCTTCTGGAACACATCCTCGAATTCAGCTAGCACTTGCTGCAGCTCTGGCGATTCCTCTGAAACAGACGACTCCCCCTTGATCGGGCAGAGCAGGATGATGTGAAGGAGAGAGCCTTGGCGGTGCAGGTTCATGAGCTGAACCCGATTGATCACATGGCATGTTGTGGAGTTGGCTTCGTGGCCGAACAGGTGAGCTCGTCCCATAGCAGTGGGGAATTGGATGTACTTGGCGCGCCAATCGACAGTCATAGGGTTGTGCTGTTCAAGCCAATTCATGCCGAGGATGGCATCGTACGTGCCCAACGGCAAGATCTTCATGTTGGTGCTGAAATCGTGGCCCTGGGAAGACCACTGACAAGAGGGAATTGCAGCAGTGCAGGTGAGTTCCCC
Above is a window of Triticum dicoccoides isolate Atlit2015 ecotype Zavitan chromosome 5B, WEW_v2.0, whole genome shotgun sequence DNA encoding:
- the LOC119305692 gene encoding protein DETOXIFICATION 27-like translates to MERQSAPLLLERPKEREGQVQRLASEVWEESMKLWEVVGPAVFMRLVLYSLNIISQSFAGHLGDAELAAFSIASTVVSGFNLGFLLGMASALETLCGQAYGAKQYAMLGVYMQRSWLVLLAFAALLSPTYIFSGQLLSALGQPADLARDAGAVSACLLPLHFMYAILLPLNKFLQCQRKNAVTAVTTAVAFPVHAAVTWLLVSYFGLGVIGAAIALNFSWALVVALQLAYAVGGGCPETWGGFSSLAFVDIWGFVKLSSASGVMLCLESWYYRVLIFVTGYMKNAELAVDALSICLSLNGLEMMIPLGFLAGTGVRVANELGAGNGHRARFATMVSTATSFVISIFFCLVALGLHGRLALIFSSSKAVIDAVDDMSVLLALTILLNGVQPVLSGVAVGSGWQALVAYVNIGSYYLIGVPLGALLGWTFHLGVHGIWAGMIGGTTVQTLILAYMTIRCDWDQEALKASNRMRLMGSSD